In a single window of the Pseudohongiella acticola genome:
- a CDS encoding GGDEF domain-containing protein — protein MSEKPVKSMRQNNIFTAQSRDREFYIRVMIAVAACGISFGLPFALYHLFWGSLTISAILLPVVVLQVFALISLLRRGFNAFAAWTIGVVQISANIFFVMEVGMMASYWLYASGVANFYILDRRPALLVNTLACLLAVTLAFDDPTYIVRYCAAFAMINIFLYTFSAQLEKKNDELDRMLTIDPLTRVGNRTAMDETLLRVKNHFDRYATPATVIMIDLDHFKVINDTLGHFEGDKVLCRVADLVQTRLRPTDSLYRYGGEEFIVVAENTTLSQASYLAEGIRQRVADYEGEHKNAESTLTVSIGVAQLRAEESTNNMINRADQALYKAKSMGRNWVCFDGEFESENGELDATRTEDTERATG, from the coding sequence ATGTCAGAAAAACCAGTAAAGTCGATGAGGCAGAATAATATTTTTACTGCCCAGTCACGGGATCGTGAGTTCTATATCCGGGTAATGATTGCTGTAGCTGCCTGTGGCATCAGTTTCGGGCTGCCATTCGCGCTCTATCATCTGTTCTGGGGAAGTTTGACGATCTCAGCAATCCTGCTTCCTGTTGTCGTGCTGCAGGTTTTTGCATTGATTTCACTGCTCAGGCGCGGTTTTAACGCGTTCGCGGCCTGGACCATTGGCGTTGTACAGATCAGTGCGAACATATTTTTTGTGATGGAAGTCGGCATGATGGCAAGCTACTGGTTATACGCCAGTGGGGTTGCCAACTTCTATATTCTCGATCGGCGCCCCGCGTTGCTGGTCAATACGCTGGCCTGTCTGCTTGCGGTAACCCTGGCATTTGATGATCCGACCTACATCGTGCGCTACTGTGCCGCGTTCGCCATGATCAATATTTTCCTGTACACATTTTCTGCTCAACTGGAAAAGAAAAATGATGAACTGGATCGGATGCTGACCATTGATCCGTTGACCCGGGTTGGAAATCGCACGGCAATGGACGAAACCTTGCTGCGCGTCAAAAACCATTTTGATCGTTATGCCACGCCGGCCACGGTGATCATGATCGATCTGGATCATTTCAAGGTTATCAACGATACGCTGGGCCACTTTGAGGGCGACAAGGTTCTGTGCCGGGTTGCCGATCTGGTGCAGACACGGCTGCGTCCCACAGATTCACTTTACCGTTATGGCGGCGAAGAGTTTATTGTGGTGGCTGAGAACACGACATTGAGTCAGGCGTCGTATCTGGCAGAAGGTATTCGTCAGCGCGTGGCTGATTACGAAGGCGAACATAAAAACGCTGAGAGCACACTCACGGTTTCCATTGGCGTCGCACAACTGCGCGCTGAGGAAAGTACCAACAATATGATCAACCGCGCCGATCAGGCGCTATACAAAGCCAAGTCGATGGGACGCAACTGGGTCTGTTTTGATGGCGAGTTCGAATCTGAGAACGGGGAATTGGATGCGACCAGGACAGAGGACACTGAGCGCGCCACGGGCTGA
- a CDS encoding protein tyrosine phosphatase family protein produces the protein MAADLTPANATLAEITNFREYSDTFASAGQPSAEQFSAVRDAGYERVIYIAFTNNQNAVANADQVVKGLGMDYLHIPVDWNNPTKRDFYAFADAMQRAPDMKTLLHCQVNARATAFSFLYRVIYEDVPVAEAKADMNTVWQPNETWRDLIVAVLEENGKSAECEGCDWTPSNAGN, from the coding sequence ATGGCTGCTGATCTGACACCCGCCAATGCGACATTGGCCGAGATTACCAATTTCCGCGAATACAGCGATACCTTTGCCAGCGCTGGCCAACCATCAGCGGAACAGTTTTCCGCCGTTCGTGATGCCGGTTATGAGCGTGTCATCTATATCGCATTTACCAATAATCAGAATGCCGTCGCCAATGCTGACCAGGTGGTCAAGGGCCTGGGCATGGATTACCTCCATATCCCGGTGGACTGGAACAATCCCACTAAACGTGATTTTTATGCGTTTGCAGATGCCATGCAGCGCGCTCCGGATATGAAAACACTGCTGCATTGTCAGGTAAACGCGCGCGCCACAGCCTTCAGTTTCCTGTACCGGGTGATCTACGAAGATGTGCCGGTTGCCGAGGCCAAGGCCGACATGAACACGGTCTGGCAACCGAATGAAACCTGGCGCGACCTGATCGTTGCTGTGCTGGAAGAAAACGGCAAGTCGGCCGAGTGTGAAGGTTGCGACTGGACGCCATCTAACGCTGGTAATTGA
- a CDS encoding efflux RND transporter permease subunit has translation MDFARYAINRQVNTWLFILILVLGGIWGILTLGRLEDPAFTLKQAVVVTPYPGATAQEVELEVTEHLESAIQQLPQLKRITSKSVPGRSEITVEIQDTYDGNEIPQVWDELRRKVGDFQRNLPDGAGPSIVNDDFADVFGIFYAVTAPAFDDSEIRDIASFLRRELLTVSGVAKVETRGLPEEAIYVELPNDRLIATGLPLAQIINSIQAENTVQSAGAARVDDLNVRISSQPGLDSVSNIESLRIGRPGSTDQIALIDVATVSRQSEEIPDHLIRHNGQRAFTLAIAGVATENIVEVGQAVDAALETLAPRIPLGIELDPIYAQHVVVDEAIGDFIINLAMSVAIVVGVLCIFMGWRVGLVVGLTLLLTVMGTVFMMRVFTIEMERISLGALIIAMGMLVDNAIVIAEGMLINMQRGMQAHKAASDAAARTQWPLLGATLIGIMAFSGIGLSPDTSGEFLFSLFAVIGISLLLSWILAITVTPLFGAYLLKVRQASADADPYRGVFYTLYRSALRASLAWRRLTIALLILITASSFWAFGFVKQAFFPDSNTPIFFVDYRLPQGSDIRATARDLAQIDELVMAKPGVEAVSTFIGQGGSRFMLTYEPQQPNSAYGQLIVRTENRFLIDELAQQLRAELGAAYPAAEIQTRRLVFGPGAGAKIEARFSGADPEVLRALGSEAMAIFNDEPGLIDIRQNWRQRELVIAPQFNEERARVAGIARSDVAQTLEFATTGVRAGTYREADERIPIIIRPPAAERLQVERLQERLVWSSGEQRYVPITQVLDGFDTRAEETLIIRRNRTRTLSVQAEPAPELTADEALRRVRSDIEAMRLPPGYQLSWGGELEASGEAQASLGAQLPLSFLVMLVISVLIFGKVRQPLIIWLVVPMSLCGVAVGLLASGLPFSFTALLGFLSLSGMLMKNAIVLVDEIDLQIDEGKVPHTAILDASVSRLRPVFLAAATTILGMIPLLADAFFASMSVTIMAGLAFASVLTLIAVPVLYAVFFRIRPQVSGVSQPGTGSATA, from the coding sequence ATGGACTTTGCACGCTACGCCATTAACCGGCAGGTCAATACCTGGTTGTTCATACTGATTCTGGTGCTGGGCGGCATCTGGGGCATTCTCACCCTGGGTCGCCTGGAAGATCCGGCCTTTACCCTGAAACAGGCTGTGGTGGTGACGCCATACCCCGGGGCCACCGCACAGGAAGTTGAGCTGGAGGTCACCGAGCACCTGGAATCGGCCATTCAGCAATTACCGCAACTCAAACGCATCACATCCAAATCTGTGCCTGGCCGCTCGGAAATTACCGTCGAGATTCAGGACACCTACGATGGCAATGAGATACCCCAGGTCTGGGATGAACTGCGACGCAAAGTGGGCGATTTCCAGCGCAACCTGCCCGATGGCGCCGGTCCGTCGATCGTCAACGATGATTTCGCCGACGTATTTGGTATTTTTTATGCGGTCACTGCACCGGCATTTGATGACAGTGAAATTCGTGATATCGCCTCCTTCCTGCGTCGCGAACTGCTCACGGTGTCCGGCGTGGCTAAAGTGGAAACCCGAGGGTTGCCGGAAGAGGCCATCTATGTCGAACTGCCCAACGACCGACTGATTGCCACCGGCCTGCCTCTGGCGCAGATCATCAACAGCATTCAGGCGGAAAACACCGTGCAGAGCGCCGGTGCGGCGCGCGTCGATGATCTCAATGTGCGTATCAGCTCCCAGCCCGGGCTGGACAGTGTCAGCAATATCGAATCTTTGCGAATTGGCAGACCCGGCAGCACCGATCAGATTGCCTTGATTGATGTCGCAACGGTGTCCCGGCAAAGTGAGGAAATTCCTGATCACCTGATCCGTCACAATGGTCAGCGCGCCTTTACCCTTGCCATTGCGGGGGTTGCCACCGAAAACATTGTTGAAGTAGGGCAGGCCGTTGATGCCGCGCTGGAGACACTGGCGCCGCGAATTCCGCTGGGTATTGAGCTCGACCCCATCTATGCACAGCACGTGGTGGTGGACGAAGCCATCGGGGATTTTATTATCAACCTGGCCATGTCGGTGGCCATTGTTGTGGGCGTGCTCTGCATCTTCATGGGCTGGCGGGTCGGCCTGGTGGTAGGGCTCACGCTATTGCTCACTGTCATGGGCACGGTGTTCATGATGCGCGTGTTCACGATCGAGATGGAACGTATCTCGCTGGGGGCACTGATCATTGCCATGGGCATGCTGGTGGACAACGCCATTGTCATCGCCGAGGGCATGCTGATCAACATGCAGCGTGGCATGCAGGCTCACAAGGCGGCCAGTGATGCTGCGGCGCGCACCCAGTGGCCCTTATTGGGGGCGACTCTGATCGGCATCATGGCATTCTCCGGTATCGGCCTGTCGCCAGACACCTCTGGCGAATTCCTGTTTTCCCTGTTTGCGGTCATCGGCATATCATTGCTACTGAGCTGGATACTGGCCATCACCGTGACGCCGCTGTTCGGCGCCTATCTATTAAAAGTCAGGCAGGCCTCCGCTGATGCCGACCCTTATCGCGGTGTGTTTTACACCCTCTATCGCAGCGCATTGCGAGCCAGTCTGGCATGGCGACGGCTGACCATTGCTTTACTGATTCTGATCACTGCCAGCAGCTTCTGGGCCTTTGGTTTTGTCAAACAGGCGTTTTTCCCGGACTCCAATACGCCCATCTTTTTTGTCGATTACCGTCTGCCGCAAGGCAGCGACATCCGGGCCACCGCTCGCGATCTGGCGCAGATTGATGAACTGGTGATGGCCAAACCCGGTGTCGAAGCTGTTTCCACGTTTATAGGGCAGGGTGGCAGTCGCTTCATGCTGACCTACGAACCACAGCAGCCCAATTCCGCTTACGGTCAGCTTATCGTCCGCACAGAGAACCGTTTTCTGATTGATGAACTGGCGCAGCAGCTTCGTGCCGAGCTGGGTGCCGCCTATCCGGCAGCGGAAATACAGACCCGGCGCCTGGTGTTTGGCCCCGGCGCGGGCGCCAAGATCGAAGCCCGCTTCAGTGGCGCAGATCCGGAAGTCCTGCGTGCCCTGGGCAGCGAGGCCATGGCCATCTTCAATGATGAGCCGGGGCTGATTGATATCCGGCAAAACTGGCGCCAACGCGAACTGGTGATCGCGCCCCAGTTCAATGAGGAACGGGCCAGAGTCGCCGGCATTGCGCGCTCCGATGTCGCGCAGACACTGGAGTTTGCTACCACTGGCGTACGCGCCGGCACCTACCGTGAAGCCGATGAACGCATTCCCATCATTATTCGCCCGCCAGCGGCAGAGCGATTACAGGTGGAGCGATTGCAGGAACGGCTGGTGTGGAGTTCGGGTGAGCAACGTTATGTACCCATCACTCAGGTCCTGGACGGTTTTGATACACGGGCTGAAGAAACCCTGATCATACGTCGAAATCGCACCCGTACGTTGTCGGTGCAGGCAGAACCAGCGCCGGAGCTGACGGCGGATGAAGCGTTGCGCCGAGTGCGCAGCGATATCGAGGCCATGCGTTTACCTCCCGGTTACCAGCTAAGCTGGGGAGGGGAGCTGGAAGCCTCCGGCGAAGCTCAGGCCTCGCTCGGTGCCCAGCTACCGCTCAGCTTCCTGGTGATGTTGGTGATCTCGGTGCTGATCTTTGGCAAGGTCCGGCAACCACTGATCATCTGGCTGGTGGTGCCCATGTCCTTGTGCGGCGTTGCTGTAGGGTTGCTGGCCAGTGGCCTGCCGTTCAGTTTCACGGCCTTGCTCGGTTTCCTCAGCCTGTCTGGCATGTTGATGAAAAATGCCATTGTACTGGTGGATGAGATAGACCTGCAGATCGACGAAGGCAAGGTGCCGCATACCGCCATTCTGGATGCCAGTGTCAGTCGTCTGCGTCCTGTTTTTCTGGCTGCAGCGACCACCATCCTCGGCATGATTCCACTGCTGGCGGATGCTTTTTTTGCCAGCATGTCAGTCACTATTATGGCCGGTCTCGCCTTTGCGTCGGTGTTAACACTCATTGCGGTGCCGGTGCTTTATGCGGTATTTTTCCGCATCCGGCCGCAAGTTTCAGGCGTATCACAACCCGGGACCGGCTCTGCAACAGCCTGA
- a CDS encoding efflux RND transporter periplasmic adaptor subunit codes for MNRSLRSPLFRVTLLLSLFAIVNACQESTAEQDTGRELRTVRLETIGQERADGVRRFVGVVDALSTVDLAFQVGGRITRMPVQQGTIVPRGELIAELDSSDYELAVREARVALDLSTLDFERNRKMLDSGAIPRATFDRAQSDQELRQLALNAAQRNLDYTRIEAPFDALVTRRIVDSFTQVQAGTAVVRVQDVTELRVHISVPESLMAMLQTPERFAVSAEISAYPGRQFPLSYREHATEADPVTQTYQVSFGLPRQDGINILPGMTATVSVQSGDAFLAPRIDVPAAALDTADDGSFRVWVFEPGEGTVSSRSVTVGALGSNRVVINSGLTPGEQVVTAGAHMLYEGMAVTPFKNAR; via the coding sequence ATGAACCGCTCCTTACGGTCGCCGCTGTTTCGCGTCACGTTGCTGTTGAGTCTGTTTGCCATCGTTAATGCCTGTCAGGAAAGCACCGCCGAGCAGGACACCGGGCGTGAACTCCGCACCGTACGTCTGGAAACCATTGGCCAGGAACGGGCAGACGGGGTACGTCGTTTTGTCGGTGTTGTCGATGCCCTGAGTACTGTCGATCTCGCATTTCAGGTGGGCGGACGCATTACCCGGATGCCAGTTCAGCAGGGCACCATCGTGCCCCGCGGCGAACTGATCGCCGAGCTCGACAGCAGTGATTATGAGCTGGCGGTGCGTGAAGCCAGAGTCGCGCTTGATCTGAGCACGCTGGATTTTGAGCGTAACCGCAAGATGCTCGACAGCGGCGCCATTCCGCGCGCGACCTTCGATCGCGCACAATCCGATCAGGAATTGCGCCAACTGGCTCTTAACGCAGCGCAGAGGAACCTGGACTACACCCGCATAGAAGCGCCATTCGACGCCCTGGTCACACGACGAATTGTAGATTCTTTCACTCAGGTGCAGGCTGGTACGGCCGTGGTGCGAGTGCAGGACGTGACCGAACTGCGCGTCCACATATCAGTTCCGGAAAGTCTGATGGCGATGCTGCAAACGCCGGAACGCTTTGCCGTCAGCGCAGAAATATCGGCCTATCCTGGTCGCCAGTTTCCACTGAGCTATCGCGAGCACGCGACCGAGGCGGACCCGGTGACGCAGACCTACCAGGTCAGCTTTGGACTGCCACGCCAGGATGGCATCAATATCCTGCCGGGCATGACGGCAACCGTGTCGGTACAGTCCGGGGACGCTTTCCTCGCGCCGCGTATTGATGTGCCGGCGGCAGCGCTTGATACCGCTGATGATGGCAGCTTCAGGGTCTGGGTGTTTGAACCTGGTGAGGGCACGGTCAGCTCACGCAGTGTCACCGTTGGCGCGCTGGGCAGTAATCGGGTTGTGATCAACTCTGGTTTGACACCAGGTGAACAGGTGGTCACCGCAGGCGCTCACATGCTGTATGAAGGCATGGCCGTGACACCGTTTAAAAACGCGCGCTAA
- a CDS encoding TetR/AcrR family transcriptional regulator has product MAQLKSSSRDNILDAAQRVASREGAGKLTLDKVACECGLSKGGLLYNYPNKEALLKSMLDRLLDQFLSIAETEERAMAGEPNAHLRAMLRAVAGHQMVDPGTYMCILTASAENPELLEPMRAVFRDSYQRISSECTDPDLGLLLWSAADGILFHHILGIAPYPQAEKSKLFQKLLKLSEEMS; this is encoded by the coding sequence ATGGCACAACTCAAATCCAGTTCACGCGACAATATTCTCGATGCGGCCCAGCGCGTAGCCTCGCGCGAAGGCGCGGGCAAGCTGACGCTCGACAAAGTGGCCTGCGAGTGCGGTTTGAGCAAAGGCGGGTTGCTTTACAACTATCCCAATAAGGAAGCCTTGCTGAAAAGTATGCTGGATCGCCTGCTGGACCAGTTTCTCAGCATTGCCGAAACCGAAGAACGGGCCATGGCCGGCGAACCCAACGCACACCTGCGCGCCATGTTACGGGCCGTTGCCGGCCATCAGATGGTCGACCCTGGAACCTATATGTGCATTTTGACAGCATCGGCGGAGAACCCCGAGTTGCTGGAGCCCATGCGTGCGGTATTCCGCGACAGTTACCAGCGGATCAGCTCTGAATGCACCGACCCCGATCTGGGCCTGCTTTTGTGGTCCGCCGCCGATGGCATTCTGTTTCACCATATTCTGGGCATTGCACCGTATCCGCAAGCCGAGAAAAGTAAGCTTTTTCAAAAACTTCTGAAATTATCCGAGGAAATGTCATGA
- a CDS encoding mechanosensitive ion channel family protein, giving the protein MQEMLAWLQERSQQVIAALQNPEYWWQFLVLCAAVALSALVNSRLQSVLEQNNTRSTGLRHIAVRAAQRIVWPLTALVFILIAIGILENYGLPTAILNLVSPILAALALIRLCVYILRKSFASNPIMRSSENALVLLVWSVVIMHLLGWLPGVLSLLDNMALTVGETRISVLSTVQLLFIVALAFILAVWIADLINRQVARVPGITPSMQVGVSKLSRFLLLTLAFLLALNAVGINLSSLAIFGGALGVGLGFGLQSIASNFISGFILVLDRSIKPGDIITVGTKFGWVQELNARYIVVRNREGVDTLIPNENLITSQVINWSYADPNVRVTVPVQISYDNDPEEAMALMLECAFASSRVLEDPPPTVRLTEFADSGIALEVRVWINDPNNGFTPVRSDINVAIWRAFKKANITIPYPQQDVYIKSMPDRPGTKPASDKTKASVAADIVSQTDAADPAPPTSER; this is encoded by the coding sequence ATGCAAGAGATGCTCGCCTGGTTACAGGAACGCTCACAACAGGTTATCGCTGCCCTGCAAAACCCGGAATACTGGTGGCAGTTTCTGGTGTTGTGTGCAGCTGTGGCATTATCGGCACTGGTTAATTCCCGGTTGCAATCCGTACTGGAGCAGAACAATACCCGTAGCACCGGACTGCGCCATATTGCTGTGCGCGCAGCCCAGCGTATCGTCTGGCCGTTAACGGCACTGGTGTTTATCCTGATCGCAATCGGCATCCTTGAGAATTATGGTCTGCCCACCGCCATTCTGAACCTGGTTTCGCCAATTCTGGCAGCACTGGCGCTGATCCGGTTGTGCGTTTACATACTGCGCAAATCATTCGCGTCAAATCCCATCATGCGCTCATCCGAGAATGCCCTGGTGCTATTGGTGTGGTCCGTCGTCATCATGCACCTGCTGGGCTGGCTACCCGGCGTACTGTCCCTGCTGGACAACATGGCACTGACCGTCGGTGAGACACGAATCAGCGTTCTGTCGACGGTGCAGCTTCTGTTTATTGTGGCATTGGCGTTCATTCTGGCGGTCTGGATTGCCGACCTTATTAACCGTCAGGTCGCCCGCGTGCCCGGTATTACTCCCAGTATGCAGGTCGGCGTCAGCAAATTGAGCCGGTTTCTGCTGCTGACACTGGCGTTTTTGCTCGCACTCAACGCCGTCGGCATTAATCTGAGCTCGCTAGCGATATTTGGCGGGGCATTGGGTGTGGGTCTGGGTTTTGGCCTGCAAAGTATTGCGTCGAATTTCATCAGCGGGTTTATTCTGGTGCTCGACCGCTCCATCAAACCCGGCGACATCATCACCGTGGGCACCAAGTTTGGCTGGGTGCAAGAGCTCAATGCCCGCTATATCGTGGTGCGTAACCGGGAAGGGGTGGATACCCTGATTCCCAATGAAAACCTGATTACCTCGCAAGTGATCAACTGGAGCTACGCCGATCCGAATGTGCGAGTCACTGTGCCGGTGCAGATCAGTTATGACAACGATCCGGAAGAGGCCATGGCGTTGATGCTGGAGTGCGCCTTTGCCTCCTCCCGTGTGCTTGAGGACCCGCCTCCCACTGTTCGACTGACTGAATTTGCCGACAGTGGCATCGCTCTGGAGGTCAGAGTCTGGATTAACGACCCCAATAATGGCTTCACGCCGGTGCGCTCTGACATCAACGTTGCCATCTGGCGGGCCTTCAAAAAGGCCAACATTACCATTCCGTATCCGCAGCAGGATGTTTATATCAAATCCATGCCGGATCGCCCCGGCACCAAGCCTGCCTCTGATAAAACCAAAGCCAGCGTCGCCGCAGATATAGTGTCGCAAACTGACGCTGCTGATCCAGCGCCTCCTACCTCCGAACGCTGA
- a CDS encoding tyrosine-type recombinase/integrase, which produces MKSPYPLFDTLEQMPNPWREPPQISAAVLASCKNTLPDSAAADYRSASEFLYSYRGSPDTFTAYRRELEHFLQWTWLVAGLSLCDVQREHLESYVEFSRQPPDAWIGRKQVPRFIERQGERVANPDWRPYQAPADQPYALSQSALQAMFAVLSSFFNYLVQENQLPANPVARIRQKGKFLRKRQGQDKIRRLSQIQWDVVIETAEAMAVEDPDTHERTLFIMTALFAMYLRISELVETERWIPQMGHFQRDLEGNWWFLTVGKGNKEREVSVSNAMLHALRRYRESRDLSAMPSPGEATPLIHKTRGKGGITSTRQIRSIVQKCFSQAEAKLRSEGSIEEAERLATATVHWLRHTGISEDVKHRPREHVRDDAGHGSSAITDRYIDVERAERHASARNKPVTK; this is translated from the coding sequence ATGAAATCACCCTACCCTTTATTCGATACGCTTGAGCAAATGCCCAATCCGTGGCGAGAACCGCCGCAGATCAGTGCAGCCGTGCTGGCGTCGTGCAAAAACACCTTGCCGGACAGTGCTGCCGCTGACTATCGCAGCGCCAGTGAGTTTCTGTACAGCTATCGCGGAAGTCCCGACACCTTCACGGCCTATCGCCGCGAACTTGAGCATTTTCTGCAATGGACCTGGCTGGTAGCGGGGCTGTCGCTGTGCGATGTGCAGCGCGAACACCTGGAATCCTACGTGGAGTTTTCGCGCCAGCCACCCGATGCCTGGATCGGGCGTAAGCAGGTGCCCCGCTTCATTGAGCGCCAGGGCGAGCGCGTCGCCAACCCGGACTGGCGACCCTACCAGGCACCTGCCGATCAGCCCTACGCGCTGTCGCAATCGGCATTACAGGCCATGTTTGCCGTCCTCAGCAGCTTCTTTAACTATCTTGTTCAGGAGAATCAGCTCCCGGCCAATCCGGTCGCACGTATCCGGCAGAAAGGTAAATTTCTGCGCAAACGTCAGGGACAGGACAAAATTCGCCGTCTGTCGCAGATTCAGTGGGATGTTGTTATCGAAACGGCTGAAGCCATGGCCGTTGAAGATCCGGATACGCACGAGCGCACGCTGTTTATTATGACGGCGCTGTTTGCCATGTACCTGCGAATCTCGGAACTGGTGGAAACCGAGCGCTGGATTCCGCAAATGGGGCACTTTCAGCGTGACCTGGAAGGCAACTGGTGGTTTCTGACTGTCGGTAAGGGCAACAAGGAGCGTGAGGTGTCGGTCAGCAACGCCATGCTGCACGCCCTGCGGCGCTATCGCGAATCACGCGACCTGTCCGCGATGCCTTCGCCAGGAGAGGCTACACCCCTGATCCATAAGACCCGCGGCAAAGGGGGTATCACCAGTACCCGCCAGATTCGCAGCATCGTGCAAAAATGTTTCAGTCAGGCTGAAGCAAAGCTGCGCTCTGAAGGGTCTATTGAGGAGGCCGAACGGCTGGCGACCGCCACCGTGCACTGGTTGCGCCACACAGGCATCTCGGAGGACGTCAAACACAGACCGCGTGAACACGTTCGTGATGATGCCGGACATGGCTCCAGCGCCATCACGGATCGCTACATCGATGTGGAGCGTGCGGAACGCCATGCCAGTGCCCGCAACAAGCCTGTCACGAAATAA